One window from the genome of Mucilaginibacter ginsenosidivorans encodes:
- a CDS encoding TonB-dependent receptor, giving the protein MRTKICIIRYFLTVLLLLFISFGASAVARIDDDVVKGQVTGRVVDSATKAPVSYATISVFKNNSKSPFNGVITDDNGAFTINNIGAGSYRITVDFIGYRKKTINNIVISKGAPTVSLGAIMLASVQNQLKTVEIVSKAPVVENKIDKMVYNVTNDLTAQGASASEVLQKVPQVSVDIDGNVELQGNSNIKFLINGKPSSIFGASVADALQSIPASQIKTIEVITSPGAKYDAGGTGGIINIVLKDSKIQGVNGSVNLTAGTRRENGSLNLNVRKGNFGVNAFFNGGEMINSTTVNSTDRLSYNGARDTSTHLVQNGNSNFTRGGFQSGLSLNWDITPKDQLTVSGGYNHFGFHNNGLTNQEQTAYDITNNNIASDVLSLRNSNSRFSGKYFDYSASYKKTFNTEGQELDVLYTSSYGRNNSSFFQQQDYLSGGYPSSGSTSNNPGKDHETDISIDYAQPFSKTFTLETGAKAIFENINNTVVTDTLSGMFSYRMPTRPTGLTITGRFTQAIFLLHSRYLTGL; this is encoded by the coding sequence ATGAGAACTAAGATCTGTATAATAAGGTATTTTTTAACGGTATTACTGCTCCTTTTTATCTCTTTTGGGGCAAGCGCAGTTGCGCGTATTGATGACGATGTCGTAAAGGGACAGGTAACCGGCAGGGTAGTCGACTCGGCAACAAAAGCTCCTGTGTCATATGCTACAATAAGTGTTTTTAAAAACAACAGCAAGAGCCCGTTCAATGGCGTTATAACCGATGATAATGGTGCTTTTACCATAAATAATATTGGTGCGGGCAGCTACCGTATCACTGTGGATTTTATTGGTTACCGCAAAAAAACCATCAACAACATTGTAATAAGCAAAGGCGCACCTACCGTTTCGCTTGGCGCTATCATGCTTGCTTCTGTTCAAAACCAGTTAAAAACGGTCGAGATCGTAAGCAAGGCCCCTGTTGTAGAGAATAAGATAGATAAGATGGTGTACAATGTCACCAACGACCTAACTGCCCAGGGCGCTTCAGCATCCGAAGTGCTGCAAAAAGTTCCGCAGGTCTCTGTGGATATTGACGGTAACGTCGAGCTGCAGGGTAATTCCAATATTAAATTCCTCATCAATGGTAAACCTTCCAGCATTTTCGGCGCAAGCGTAGCCGATGCATTGCAATCCATACCGGCAAGCCAGATCAAAACCATAGAGGTGATCACCAGCCCCGGTGCTAAGTACGATGCCGGAGGAACCGGGGGTATCATCAATATAGTCCTAAAAGATAGCAAGATACAGGGTGTTAACGGGAGTGTCAACCTGACAGCCGGCACGCGCCGCGAAAACGGTTCGCTTAATTTGAATGTGCGCAAAGGTAATTTTGGCGTGAACGCGTTCTTTAATGGTGGCGAGATGATCAACAGCACAACTGTTAACAGCACAGACCGCCTTTCGTACAACGGAGCAAGGGATACCTCAACACACCTGGTACAGAACGGCAACAGCAATTTCACCCGGGGAGGTTTCCAGTCGGGCCTTAGTTTAAATTGGGATATCACACCCAAAGATCAGTTAACAGTGTCCGGCGGGTATAATCATTTTGGGTTCCATAATAATGGCCTGACCAACCAGGAGCAAACAGCTTACGACATAACCAATAACAATATAGCATCGGATGTTTTAAGCCTGCGTAACTCGAACAGCCGGTTCAGTGGGAAATATTTTGATTACAGTGCATCCTATAAAAAGACCTTTAATACCGAAGGGCAGGAACTTGATGTGCTGTACACATCAAGCTATGGCCGTAACAATTCCAGCTTCTTTCAGCAGCAGGACTATCTGAGTGGCGGGTACCCTTCGTCGGGGTCGACAAGCAATAACCCGGGTAAGGACCATGAAACGGATATTTCAATCGACTATGCGCAACCGTTCAGCAAGACATTTACACTGGAGACTGGAGCCAAAGCCATATTTGAAAATATTAATAACACAGTTGTTACCGATACGTTATCCGGGATGTTTTCGTACCGAATGCCAACCAGACCTACGGGTTTAACTATAACAGGAAGATTTACGCAGGCTATCTTTCTGCTACATTCTCGTTATTTAACGGGTTTATAG
- a CDS encoding response regulator transcription factor: protein MKILIIEDEKGLRESIEEYFTEAGNICETASTYAEAISKVSLYRYDCILLDITLPGGTGIDILKAIKEKDHPDGILIISAKNSLDDRLEGLDLGADDYLVKPFHLSELRARVMAIIRRKNFSGNNLLQFHELTIDLLAKSVKVKNQAVKLTRKEYALLLYFIANKGKVVSKNAIAEHLWGDGIDMANNFDFIYSHIKNLRKKLIEGGCGDYIHASYGMGYKFTDQ from the coding sequence ATGAAGATTCTGATAATTGAAGACGAAAAGGGGCTGCGCGAAAGTATTGAAGAATATTTTACCGAAGCCGGCAATATTTGTGAAACGGCATCGACTTATGCCGAAGCTATATCCAAAGTAAGTTTATACCGTTACGATTGTATTTTATTAGACATTACGCTGCCCGGGGGCACAGGTATCGACATACTTAAAGCGATAAAAGAAAAGGACCATCCGGATGGGATACTTATTATATCGGCAAAAAACTCGCTTGACGACCGCCTTGAGGGCCTTGATCTTGGGGCTGATGATTACCTGGTAAAACCATTCCACCTGTCGGAATTGCGGGCAAGGGTAATGGCCATTATCCGCCGGAAAAATTTCAGCGGTAACAACCTGCTGCAGTTCCACGAACTGACCATCGACCTGCTGGCGAAATCGGTAAAAGTGAAAAACCAGGCGGTAAAGCTCACAAGAAAAGAATATGCACTGCTGCTTTATTTTATTGCCAATAAGGGAAAGGTAGTTTCTAAAAACGCCATTGCAGAACACCTTTGGGGCGATGGTATTGATATGGCCAATAATTTCGACTTTATATATTCTCACATCAAAAACCTCAGAAAAAAACTGATAGAAGGCGGTTGCGGCGATTATATACACGCATCATACGGTATGGGCTATAAATTTACCGACCAATGA
- a CDS encoding PAS domain-containing sensor histidine kinase, which yields MNNPQPALSNDQLISVLAQGKNAVAIHTTDKFNIRYASNAMLSIWGKGPDVVGLPLAEALPELEGQPFLGLFKRVWDEGITVSGKDTPADLLIDDELQTFYFDFEYRAMTDDAGKTYCILHTATDVTERFLSRQREQALQEEMRAANEELFSANEELNAANEELVQSKEVLQVTNDALNDSETRFRNLVKQAPIGICIIRAHDLMIEDVNDSYLELVGRTRSEMQNRTIWEAVYEAAEVYAPIMNQVINTGVTFKAREAEVMLVRQGVDQRFFLDFVYEPIIYKGRVDSILVLVIDVTDKVMARRSIEEMEERARLAIEAAETGTFDLDLVKGVMLTSPRLDTIFGFQHSVSWEEYAAVIHPDDQSARTMAHQQALKTGKLFYEARVSFPDKSMHWVRIQGQVYYNDNKKPVRILGTVLDITQFKQLQQQKDDFISIASHELKTPITSLKASLQLLERMKDNPSPQVLPRLIEQSSRSMQKISALVDDLLNVSRANESQLALNKAEFNIFQLLENCCNHVRVVGKYNLVVKGDANLKVYADEHAIDQVVVNLVNNAIKYAPDSLEIQLSVEKENDMIRVSVKDSGPGIAPEKIPHLFERYYQGNADGYKNSGLGLGLYICSEIVKKHGGQIGVRSEWGEGSTFFFTLPAAE from the coding sequence ATGAACAACCCTCAACCGGCCTTAAGCAACGATCAACTCATTAGTGTATTGGCGCAGGGTAAAAATGCCGTAGCAATTCACACTACCGACAAGTTTAATATCAGGTATGCAAGTAATGCCATGCTATCTATTTGGGGTAAGGGCCCTGATGTGGTCGGGTTGCCATTGGCCGAGGCATTGCCCGAACTGGAAGGGCAGCCCTTTCTGGGACTTTTCAAAAGGGTATGGGATGAGGGAATTACGGTAAGTGGTAAAGATACCCCAGCCGACCTGCTGATCGACGACGAATTGCAAACTTTCTATTTCGATTTTGAGTACCGCGCCATGACCGACGATGCGGGTAAAACCTACTGCATACTTCATACAGCCACCGACGTTACCGAACGTTTTTTGAGCCGGCAGCGCGAGCAGGCTCTGCAGGAAGAAATGCGTGCAGCCAATGAAGAGCTATTCTCGGCAAATGAGGAACTGAATGCGGCGAACGAGGAATTGGTACAGTCGAAGGAAGTGTTGCAGGTTACCAATGATGCCCTTAACGACAGTGAAACACGTTTTCGCAACCTGGTAAAACAGGCGCCCATAGGTATATGCATCATCCGGGCGCACGATTTGATGATAGAAGACGTTAACGATTCATACCTTGAACTGGTGGGGCGTACGCGGTCCGAAATGCAAAACCGTACAATTTGGGAGGCCGTTTATGAGGCAGCCGAAGTTTATGCGCCGATAATGAACCAGGTTATAAATACAGGCGTGACTTTTAAAGCCAGGGAGGCCGAAGTAATGCTTGTTCGGCAGGGAGTAGACCAGCGGTTCTTTCTCGATTTTGTTTATGAGCCCATCATCTATAAAGGACGTGTTGATTCGATCCTTGTACTGGTTATCGATGTAACGGACAAGGTAATGGCCCGGCGCAGTATCGAGGAGATGGAGGAAAGGGCGCGGCTGGCCATCGAAGCGGCTGAGACCGGAACCTTTGACCTTGACCTGGTTAAAGGTGTGATGCTTACCTCTCCACGGCTCGACACTATTTTCGGTTTCCAACATTCTGTTTCGTGGGAGGAATATGCGGCTGTTATTCATCCGGATGATCAATCGGCGCGAACTATGGCACATCAGCAGGCATTAAAAACCGGCAAGCTATTTTACGAGGCCAGGGTAAGTTTTCCGGATAAGTCGATGCACTGGGTACGAATACAGGGCCAGGTATATTATAATGATAACAAGAAACCTGTCAGGATATTGGGTACTGTGCTGGACATTACCCAGTTTAAACAACTGCAGCAACAGAAGGACGATTTTATCAGCATAGCGAGCCATGAACTGAAGACCCCTATCACAAGCCTGAAAGCTTCGCTGCAATTGCTCGAACGAATGAAAGATAACCCCTCGCCGCAGGTGTTACCCCGCCTCATAGAACAATCGTCCCGGAGTATGCAAAAGATCAGCGCCCTTGTTGATGATCTTTTAAATGTGAGTCGTGCCAACGAATCGCAGCTTGCCCTTAATAAAGCAGAATTTAATATTTTTCAATTACTTGAAAATTGCTGTAATCATGTAAGGGTTGTGGGTAAATACAATCTTGTTGTAAAAGGTGATGCCAATTTAAAAGTGTATGCCGATGAACACGCTATAGATCAGGTAGTTGTTAACCTCGTAAACAATGCCATTAAGTATGCCCCGGATTCGTTGGAAATTCAGCTTTCCGTTGAGAAAGAGAACGACATGATCAGAGTATCTGTAAAAGATAGCGGCCCGGGGATAGCACCTGAAAAGATCCCGCACCTGTTCGAGCGTTATTACCAGGGTAATGCCGACGGGTACAAAAATTCGGGATTGGGCCTGGGGCTCTACATTTGTTCGGAGATCGTCAAAAAACACGGCGGCCAGATAGGGGTACGGAGCGAATGGGGCGAAGGCTCAACTTTCTTTTTTACATTGCCTGCGGCAGAATGA
- a CDS encoding EamA family transporter encodes MWWIYALLSALFAALTAIFAKIGIKGMDSDLATAIRTVIILVIAWGIALFKGSAENIGGLSKTNWLFLALSGCATGLSWIFYFKALQLGKVSQVAPVDKLSVALAIILAALFLKESLNWQTAIGALLIISGTVVLILPKHYFGL; translated from the coding sequence ATGTGGTGGATTTACGCATTACTATCAGCCCTCTTTGCGGCGCTTACCGCAATATTCGCAAAAATTGGCATCAAAGGTATGGACAGCGACCTCGCAACCGCTATCCGTACAGTTATCATTCTTGTCATAGCCTGGGGTATTGCCCTGTTTAAAGGCAGCGCAGAAAATATTGGTGGTTTGAGCAAAACCAACTGGCTGTTCCTTGCGCTTTCGGGCTGTGCGACCGGGCTTTCATGGATATTCTATTTCAAGGCTTTGCAACTGGGGAAAGTATCGCAGGTGGCGCCGGTGGATAAGTTAAGCGTGGCGCTGGCTATCATTCTTGCGGCCCTGTTTTTAAAGGAGTCGCTGAACTGGCAAACCGCAATTGGAGCTCTCCTAATCATCAGCGGAACTGTGGTTTTAATACTGCCAAAGCACTATTTTGGTCTTTAA
- a CDS encoding outer membrane beta-barrel family protein, giving the protein MYAGYLSATFSLFNGFIDGKAGLRDEYTSTSADFPGTNIPGYNTVAPSAVLSHKIDATQSFKLSYTYRIERPEYRDLNPFYDISDPHNISTGNPNLKPEIGHNYEFGYSKTFNKGADLYIGGFYRHNTNDLQSYTTFYDTLSVGGNQYNNVFLDQRYNIGTQTTEGLSLFGSVQVTSKLTLRSNIMLANRINTNPGNPTVHGFTSRINLNATYQFPHDFTAEIFGVYHSSQRTIQGNRPAFGFYNVAVRKQFMKKKMSLGLTASDPFSQYINQRSTTSGTSFYQSNLRQLPFRSFGVTLSYRFGKLDVKKDKNRDNNRDDSNSMPDNSDSGGK; this is encoded by the coding sequence ATTTACGCAGGCTATCTTTCTGCTACATTCTCGTTATTTAACGGGTTTATAGACGGTAAGGCCGGACTACGGGACGAGTATACGTCTACTTCGGCCGATTTCCCCGGGACAAATATACCGGGTTACAATACAGTGGCCCCGTCAGCCGTGCTGTCGCACAAGATAGACGCGACCCAATCATTTAAATTAAGCTACACTTACAGGATTGAAAGGCCCGAGTATCGTGATTTGAACCCTTTTTACGATATAAGCGATCCGCACAATATCAGCACAGGTAATCCTAACCTAAAACCTGAGATAGGTCATAACTATGAGTTTGGCTACAGTAAAACCTTTAATAAAGGTGCCGATCTCTATATCGGCGGGTTTTACAGGCATAATACTAACGATCTGCAGTCGTATACAACCTTTTATGATACCTTGTCCGTAGGCGGAAATCAATACAACAACGTATTCCTTGATCAGCGTTACAATATTGGCACGCAAACCACCGAGGGCCTTTCGTTATTTGGTTCGGTGCAGGTAACCAGCAAGCTTACCTTGCGTTCTAATATCATGCTTGCCAACAGGATAAATACAAACCCTGGTAACCCCACGGTGCATGGCTTTACGTCGCGTATTAACCTGAATGCCACCTACCAGTTCCCCCACGATTTTACTGCCGAAATATTTGGCGTGTACCACTCGTCGCAACGTACCATACAGGGCAACCGGCCCGCGTTTGGCTTTTATAACGTGGCAGTACGTAAGCAGTTTATGAAAAAGAAAATGAGCCTGGGGCTTACCGCTTCCGATCCGTTTAGCCAATACATCAATCAGCGTTCCACTACATCCGGAACAAGTTTTTACCAGTCGAATTTGCGCCAGTTGCCATTCAGGTCATTTGGCGTCACTTTAAGTTACAGGTTCGGTAAGCTTGATGTTAAAAAGGATAAAAATAGAGATAATAACAGGGATGACAGTAATAGTATGCCAGACAACTCTGATAGTGGAGGGAAATAG